TTTGCCCATACTGCCGTATTATCCTATTTAGCGGGATTCCTTCTGGTTCTCTTATGGAGATTAGTTACGCCTGAGGTATCGCCTTCTCTTCCAGTGCCTTCCTTATCGTACCATATAGCGTTCTATAATCAAGGGGCTTCTTGAACTGACCGGCTATATTCATGTCATCTAGACGTATACCGCTGTAATCAGATGGCCGCGTATTGATAAGAATAAGACTGACTTGTATCTTGCGTTCAACCAGAAGCTTCAGAATAGCTATACCCATATTATCCCGCATCTCCATATCTAAAATAATTAAAGAGGGCGACTTATTATTATCCAGAAAACCCGCCATCGCTTCAGTATTACCTACCGGATGGGTTACGACCCCGCTCAAAAGAGTAGCTATAGACGTCATTAGCGATGACATCATAAGCGTATTGTCCATAGATAGTAATATATGTTTATGCATTCCTCTTTCGGCTGTCAAATTAATTTACCTTCTTCTTCCAAAACTTCCTTTAGGGCAAGGGCGACTTTTTGATTGTATTTTTCAGGATGCGATATAAATTCTTCTACAGCTTCTTTGGGAGTAGCTGCCTTTCGATAAGGCCTGTCTATGGCAGTAAGGGCGTCATAGACATCAACTATTGCCATTAGCTGCGCCTCAAGCGAAATCCGATCGCCCTTAAGGCCTCTGGGATAGCCTGATCCGTCTAAACGCTCGTGATGGTCTCGTATGGCATCAAGAAGCCCGCGGAAATGCTCGCTTTTGCCGAGTATATCTATACTAGC
This Candidatus Omnitrophota bacterium DNA region includes the following protein-coding sequences:
- a CDS encoding response regulator, with protein sequence MHKHILLSMDNTLMMSSLMTSIATLLSGVVTHPVGNTEAMAGFLDNNKSPSLIILDMEMRDNMGIAILKLLVERKIQVSLILINTRPSDYSGIRLDDMNIAGQFKKPLDYRTLYGTIRKALEEKAIPQA